One stretch of Hydrogenovibrio kuenenii DSM 12350 DNA includes these proteins:
- the clpX gene encoding ATP-dependent Clp protease ATP-binding subunit ClpX, translated as MSEKTLYCSFCGKAQDEVKKLIAGPSVYICDECVELCNDILKEEFGEEELSTFELENLPTPHEISAILDDYVIGQKPAKKVLSVAVYNHYKRLQSGHAKDDVELNKSNILLIGPTGSGKTLLAQTMARLLDVPFAIADATTLTEAGYVGEDVESIVLKLLQKCDNDPEKAERGIIYIDEIDKITRKSENPSITRDVSGEGVQQALLKLIEGTVANIPPQGGRKHPNQDMIQVDTSKILFIVGGAFEGLDKIVEQRTEKNVGIGFSAQVKSQDEKTSLTQKFKDIEPEDLIKFGLIPEFVGRLPVIAALAELDEDALIQILTEPKNALVKQFQKMFELEGAELQFRKDALSEIAKMAIERKTGARGLRSILEHTLLDTMYDLPSMDDVEKVVINKAVIKGQKKPLLMYKESAEKVSS; from the coding sequence ATGAGTGAGAAAACATTGTATTGCTCGTTTTGTGGTAAAGCTCAAGATGAAGTAAAAAAATTAATTGCCGGCCCCTCTGTTTATATTTGTGATGAATGTGTTGAGCTTTGTAATGACATTTTAAAAGAAGAGTTTGGTGAAGAAGAGTTAAGCACATTTGAGCTAGAAAACTTACCGACACCACATGAAATTAGCGCGATTTTGGATGATTATGTCATTGGACAGAAACCAGCTAAAAAAGTACTGTCGGTTGCTGTTTACAATCACTACAAACGTTTGCAAAGTGGTCATGCAAAAGATGATGTTGAACTTAACAAAAGTAATATTTTGCTAATTGGTCCGACGGGTTCAGGGAAAACATTACTGGCTCAAACAATGGCAAGATTACTTGATGTGCCTTTTGCAATTGCCGATGCGACTACTTTGACAGAAGCTGGTTATGTTGGTGAAGACGTTGAAAGTATCGTTCTTAAGCTTTTACAGAAATGTGATAACGATCCAGAGAAAGCCGAAAGAGGGATTATTTATATCGATGAGATCGATAAGATAACTCGTAAATCGGAAAACCCATCTATTACGCGTGACGTTTCTGGTGAAGGCGTTCAGCAAGCGTTGCTTAAACTTATTGAAGGAACTGTGGCAAACATTCCTCCGCAAGGCGGCAGAAAACACCCTAATCAAGATATGATTCAGGTTGATACGTCTAAGATTCTGTTTATCGTTGGTGGTGCATTTGAAGGGCTTGATAAGATCGTCGAGCAAAGAACCGAAAAAAATGTAGGTATTGGTTTCTCAGCACAAGTGAAGTCACAAGATGAGAAAACCTCTTTAACTCAGAAGTTTAAAGATATAGAACCAGAAGACTTAATTAAGTTTGGTTTGATTCCTGAATTTGTCGGTCGATTGCCGGTTATTGCCGCTTTAGCGGAACTAGATGAAGATGCTTTGATTCAAATTTTGACCGAACCTAAAAATGCTTTGGTAAAACAATTCCAAAAAATGTTTGAACTGGAAGGTGCTGAACTCCAGTTTAGAAAGGATGCGTTGAGCGAAATTGCCAAAATGGCAATTGAAAGAAAAACCGGTGCACGTGGTTTACGTTCAATTTTGGAGCATACTTTGCTAGATACGATGTATGACTTGCCGAGTATGGATGACGTCGAAAAAGTCGTGATAAATAAAGCAGTGATAAAGGGGCAGAAAAAACCTTTACTCATGTATAAAGAAAGTGCTGAGAAAGTTTCAAGCTGA
- the clpP gene encoding ATP-dependent Clp endopeptidase proteolytic subunit ClpP — MYSSEIQNALVPMVIEQTSRGERSFDIYSRLLKERVIFLVGQVEDHMANLIVAQLLFLESENPDKDIHLYINSPGGSVTAGMAIYDTMRFIKPDVSTMCIGQAASMGSFLLSAGAKGKRFALPNSRVMIHQPLGGFQGQASDIEIHAKEILQIRDKLNRALSDHTGQPIERIEQDTDRDNFMSAEQACEYGLVDKVLSNR, encoded by the coding sequence ATGTACTCAAGTGAAATTCAAAATGCACTAGTTCCAATGGTAATTGAACAAACGAGCAGAGGGGAAAGATCGTTTGACATTTATTCGCGCCTATTAAAAGAAAGAGTTATTTTCTTGGTGGGTCAAGTTGAAGACCATATGGCGAATCTTATTGTTGCTCAGTTACTGTTTTTGGAATCTGAAAACCCAGATAAAGATATTCACTTGTACATCAACTCTCCTGGCGGCAGTGTGACAGCCGGTATGGCAATTTATGACACTATGCGCTTTATTAAGCCTGACGTGAGCACCATGTGTATTGGTCAAGCTGCAAGTATGGGATCTTTTTTGTTGTCAGCAGGGGCAAAAGGCAAGCGTTTTGCTTTACCTAACTCACGTGTGATGATTCATCAACCTTTAGGTGGTTTTCAAGGTCAAGCATCTGACATTGAAATTCATGCCAAAGAAATTTTACAAATTAGAGACAAGTTGAATCGTGCGCTTTCTGATCATACTGGACAACCTATTGAACGTATCGAGCAGGATACTGATAGAGACAATTTTATGAGTGCAGAGCAAGCTTGTGAGTATGGTTTGGTTGATAAAGTATTAAGCAATCGATGA
- a CDS encoding YgaP family membrane protein, producing MKIEKIMMMVVGTMILVSVGLGFYVSATWLLLTAFIGVNLLISAFTGFCPMVAILRKLGFQHGCAFRGCAQ from the coding sequence ATGAAAATCGAAAAAATCATGATGATGGTTGTAGGGACCATGATTTTAGTCAGTGTAGGTCTTGGTTTCTATGTTTCGGCAACTTGGTTACTACTAACTGCATTTATTGGCGTAAACCTATTAATATCAGCATTTACAGGTTTCTGCCCAATGGTAGCTATTCTTCGTAAACTTGGTTTTCAACACGGCTGTGCATTTAGAGGCTGCGCTCAATAA
- the tig gene encoding trigger factor — protein sequence MQVTVEKPQSGLEHKITVVMPSGDLDSKVEKRLNEMRRNVKMDGFRPGKVPMSVVKKRYADQVRQELIGDTVQQSFYEAIKKESLNVAGYPMFDSLDEKDGSIEFTARFDVFPEVELPDFSKLKVEKIVAEVTDKDVDGMINKLREQKMAWKPSKSAAKKAKKDEQVIIDFVGKKDGVEFERGSAENVPLVLGSGQMIPGFEDGIIGMKKGEEKVIEVTFPEDYQSEELKGQTVTFDITVHSIQTKVLPDLDEEFIKSFGIDEGTEEALKAEIRSNMESELARTVDSKNRTAIFDALSEAVKIDLPKAAVEQEASALMQRQAQSFQEQGIKPEDVGLTIDAFMPDAETRVKLGLVLGDIIKENKIEATDADRKAYIEEQASSYEDPQQVIDWYAKNPDAQREIDSLLVEKQVANLISEKAKSKEVKKSFDDVVSQAG from the coding sequence ATGCAAGTAACAGTTGAAAAGCCGCAATCTGGTTTAGAGCATAAAATTACCGTTGTAATGCCTTCGGGTGATTTAGATTCAAAAGTTGAGAAGCGTTTAAATGAAATGCGTCGCAACGTCAAAATGGATGGTTTCCGTCCAGGTAAAGTACCGATGAGCGTTGTTAAAAAACGCTATGCTGATCAAGTTCGTCAAGAATTGATTGGTGATACTGTTCAACAGTCTTTTTACGAAGCAATCAAAAAAGAGAGCCTGAATGTTGCAGGTTATCCTATGTTTGATAGTCTTGATGAAAAAGACGGGTCTATCGAGTTTACGGCTAGATTTGATGTGTTTCCAGAAGTCGAACTACCTGACTTCTCTAAGTTGAAAGTTGAGAAGATTGTTGCAGAAGTGACTGATAAAGATGTCGATGGCATGATCAACAAGCTTCGCGAGCAAAAAATGGCTTGGAAGCCTTCTAAGAGTGCTGCTAAAAAAGCTAAGAAAGACGAACAAGTTATTATCGACTTTGTTGGTAAAAAAGATGGTGTTGAATTTGAACGTGGTAGCGCAGAAAACGTACCTTTAGTCTTAGGTAGTGGTCAAATGATCCCTGGCTTTGAAGATGGCATTATCGGTATGAAGAAGGGAGAAGAAAAAGTTATTGAAGTGACTTTCCCTGAAGACTATCAATCAGAAGAATTAAAAGGCCAAACAGTTACTTTTGATATTACTGTTCACTCTATTCAAACTAAAGTGCTACCTGATTTGGATGAAGAGTTTATTAAGTCATTTGGTATTGATGAAGGGACTGAAGAAGCTCTAAAAGCTGAAATCCGTTCTAACATGGAATCAGAATTAGCAAGAACAGTTGATAGTAAAAACCGTACAGCAATTTTTGATGCTTTATCAGAAGCGGTGAAAATTGATTTACCTAAGGCAGCGGTTGAACAAGAAGCTTCTGCATTGATGCAGCGTCAAGCTCAAAGTTTCCAAGAGCAAGGCATTAAGCCAGAAGATGTTGGCTTGACTATTGATGCGTTCATGCCTGATGCTGAAACGCGCGTTAAGCTTGGTTTAGTTCTTGGTGATATTATCAAGGAAAACAAAATCGAAGCGACAGATGCTGACAGAAAAGCATATATTGAAGAGCAAGCTTCTTCTTATGAAGATCCTCAGCAAGTTATCGACTGGTATGCAAAAAATCCTGATGCGCAACGCGAGATTGATTCTTTGCTAGTTGAAAAGCAAGTTGCGAACTTGATTTCTGAAAAAGCAAAATCTAAGGAAGTAAAAAAATCATTTGATGATGTAGTTAGTCAAGCTGGCTAA